Proteins found in one Enterococcus sp. 9D6_DIV0238 genomic segment:
- a CDS encoding SPFH domain-containing protein, producing the protein MGIIKAATSAIGGGLADQWIEVIEPADMGDTTVMTKGIFVRKNDKRGSNRKGTEDVLTDGSVIHVYPNTMMILVDGGKIIDYTAEEGYYTVKNDSAPSAFNGSLKAAISESFDRFKFGGVTPQKQQVFYINLQEIKGIKFGTSSPLNYFDNFYNAELFLRAHGNYSIKITDPLLFFSNAIPRNKSQVDINDINEQYLAEFLTALQSAINKMSADGERISYVPSKSLELSKYMAQALDDEWRELRGMEIVSVAVASISYTDDSTKLINMRNQGAMLSDPSVREGYVQGSLARGMEAAGSNEGGAMNGFMGVGMGMNTSGNYFAQASQTNQQQMQEKQNQQNAQGSADTWTCPQCGTENSGKFCSNCGTPKPTNEKPKLEMKCSECSEVVDLSNGIPKFCPHCGKPFQGIPL; encoded by the coding sequence ATGGGAATTATCAAAGCAGCAACAAGTGCGATTGGCGGAGGCTTAGCGGATCAATGGATCGAAGTCATTGAACCTGCTGATATGGGTGATACGACCGTTATGACCAAGGGAATTTTTGTTCGTAAAAATGATAAGCGCGGCTCTAACCGTAAAGGAACAGAGGATGTTTTGACGGATGGTTCTGTTATACATGTGTACCCAAATACGATGATGATTTTAGTCGATGGTGGTAAAATCATTGATTACACTGCTGAAGAAGGTTATTACACAGTGAAAAATGACTCCGCTCCTTCGGCGTTCAATGGTTCATTAAAAGCAGCAATTTCAGAAAGTTTTGACCGTTTTAAATTTGGCGGTGTGACTCCTCAAAAACAACAAGTCTTCTATATCAATTTACAAGAAATCAAAGGAATCAAATTTGGGACTTCTTCTCCCCTTAATTACTTTGATAATTTTTATAATGCAGAATTGTTTTTACGAGCGCATGGGAATTATTCGATCAAGATCACAGACCCATTACTATTTTTCTCAAATGCGATTCCTCGAAATAAAAGCCAAGTAGATATTAATGATATCAACGAACAATATTTAGCAGAATTCTTAACAGCTCTTCAATCTGCAATCAATAAAATGTCTGCAGACGGTGAGCGCATTTCTTATGTACCATCAAAAAGTTTAGAATTAAGCAAATATATGGCACAAGCCTTAGATGACGAATGGCGTGAACTTCGTGGGATGGAGATCGTTTCTGTTGCAGTTGCTAGCATTTCATACACGGATGATTCAACGAAATTGATCAATATGCGTAATCAAGGAGCGATGTTGAGTGATCCAAGTGTCCGCGAAGGCTATGTTCAAGGATCATTGGCCCGTGGAATGGAAGCCGCTGGAAGCAATGAAGGAGGCGCAATGAACGGATTTATGGGCGTTGGTATGGGCATGAATACTAGCGGAAATTATTTTGCTCAAGCTTCTCAAACCAATCAGCAGCAAATGCAGGAAAAACAAAATCAGCAAAATGCCCAAGGCTCAGCTGATACTTGGACTTGTCCTCAATGTGGGACAGAAAATTCAGGGAAATTCTGCTCTAACTGCGGCACACCGAAGCCAACCAATGAGAAACCAAAATTAGAAATGAAATGCAGTGAATGTAGTGAAGTCGTTGACCTATCTAACGGTATTCCTAAATTCTGCCCGCATTGCGGCAAACCTTTTCAAGGAATTCCATTATAA
- a CDS encoding ATP-binding protein, producing the protein MTDTFTHKCPNCDGPLLFDPKDQKFHCEYCLNVYTESEVTAYEQSQRDAHLEDPAIEEDLTYTADAKADRMNSDEAAAFDDTSDSNKDDMELFNCPSCGAQIVTEATTAATYCYYCHNPVVLSGRLSGTFLPEKVLPFAIEKEEAVETFLAWTKKKWFIPKDFFNKEQIDKLTGVYFPYWVVDADIDGQLNAMGTTLRVWRVGDLEYTETKQFEVTRQGKISFKELIKNALSKNTQQKMVETVQPFPIDKARSFKSQYLAGFQAEKRDIEYEAIQQAIQNELKDYSESLLRDTAAGYTSLTKLRTDISLADEKNHYMLLPIWLVTYRSNEQSKKVYYFAMNGQTGKVSGILPVSYKRLGLFTFGLFSLLLALFLIGGWFI; encoded by the coding sequence ATGACGGACACTTTTACACACAAATGCCCCAATTGCGACGGTCCTTTATTGTTTGATCCTAAAGATCAAAAGTTTCATTGTGAATACTGCTTAAATGTTTATACTGAGTCAGAAGTCACAGCATATGAACAGTCTCAGCGCGACGCTCATTTAGAAGATCCCGCCATTGAAGAGGATTTGACTTATACCGCAGACGCAAAGGCTGATCGAATGAATTCTGATGAAGCAGCTGCGTTTGACGATACTTCCGATAGTAACAAAGACGATATGGAATTATTCAACTGTCCGAGCTGCGGTGCCCAAATCGTCACAGAAGCAACGACAGCCGCTACCTATTGCTATTATTGTCATAACCCAGTTGTTTTATCTGGTCGTTTAAGCGGGACCTTTTTGCCGGAGAAAGTCTTACCTTTTGCGATCGAAAAAGAAGAAGCTGTCGAAACGTTTTTAGCCTGGACCAAGAAAAAATGGTTTATTCCTAAAGATTTTTTCAATAAAGAGCAAATCGATAAATTGACTGGGGTCTATTTTCCTTATTGGGTAGTTGATGCCGATATCGATGGTCAACTGAATGCTATGGGGACCACTTTACGGGTTTGGCGAGTCGGAGATCTGGAATATACAGAAACAAAACAATTCGAGGTTACACGACAAGGAAAAATTTCATTCAAAGAACTGATCAAAAATGCGTTATCTAAAAATACTCAGCAAAAAATGGTCGAAACAGTCCAACCTTTTCCTATCGATAAAGCTCGCTCGTTTAAAAGCCAGTATTTAGCTGGCTTTCAAGCAGAGAAACGAGATATAGAATATGAAGCAATTCAACAGGCTATTCAAAACGAACTCAAAGATTATTCTGAATCCTTACTACGGGATACAGCTGCTGGCTATACTTCCTTAACAAAATTGCGAACGGATATTTCTCTAGCAGATGAAAAAAATCATTATATGCTTTTACCTATTTGGTTAGTGACCTATAGAAGCAATGAACAATCAAAGAAAGTCTACTACTTCGCAATGAATGGTCAAACAGGAAAAGTGAGCGGGATCCTTCCTGTCAGCTATAAACGTTTAGGTCTTTTCACTTTCGGTCTATTCTCTCTCTTATTAGCTCTTTTTTTGATCGGAGGCTGGTTCATATGA
- a CDS encoding TPM domain-containing protein gives MKKMPLWFLTCFVLLFGFSVQSYAAEDSIDDQAGLFTSEQVDRLKEMIAPIEAKTKARIFIVTNTDNEIDSTRFADYYMLDRIGKDQNGVTFYIDMNQRKSVISTSGNMIDYLTDKRNDQMQDNIGPSLTNKNYFQAAQTFLEDTSRFFDQGVPGGHYRVDTETGKITRYKVLTTTEILIALIASVILSGIFFAISVSKYQLKFGTYSYPFREKATLHLTSKNDRLINSFVTTRRIPRNNSNGGGSGGGGGSSTHSTGGGTFGGSSRGF, from the coding sequence ATAAAAAAAATGCCTTTATGGTTTCTTACATGCTTTGTTCTTCTCTTTGGTTTTAGCGTACAAAGTTATGCTGCAGAAGATTCGATCGATGATCAAGCTGGGCTTTTTACCAGTGAACAAGTTGATCGATTAAAAGAAATGATTGCTCCGATCGAAGCAAAAACGAAAGCACGCATTTTTATTGTTACCAATACCGACAATGAGATCGATTCTACTCGATTTGCAGATTACTATATGCTTGACCGAATTGGCAAGGATCAAAATGGTGTCACTTTTTATATTGACATGAATCAACGAAAATCAGTGATTTCTACCTCAGGCAATATGATCGATTATCTGACGGATAAACGAAACGACCAAATGCAGGATAATATAGGTCCTAGTTTGACAAATAAAAATTATTTTCAAGCTGCACAAACATTTCTTGAGGATACTAGCAGATTCTTCGATCAAGGCGTTCCTGGAGGTCATTATCGTGTAGATACAGAAACAGGTAAAATCACACGTTATAAGGTGCTAACGACCACTGAAATTTTGATTGCTTTGATTGCCTCCGTTATTTTAAGCGGCATCTTTTTTGCAATCAGCGTTTCAAAATACCAGTTGAAATTTGGTACTTATTCTTATCCTTTCAGAGAAAAAGCAACGCTGCATTTAACAAGTAAAAATGATCGGCTGATCAATTCTTTCGTTACCACGCGGCGGATCCCTAGAAACAATTCAAATGGCGGAGGCTCTGGTGGTGGTGGCGGCAGCAGCACACACTCTACAGGCGGAGGGACTTTTGGCGGTAGCAGTCGAGGATTTTAA
- a CDS encoding DUF5067 domain-containing protein, which produces MKKILGFGILTLCGLTLVACSSNDNTTKKSSADSSTSQKKEGNAYFKDDTLKIDMATVKILSTEVLPADTALYREKPQLALTYEVTNDSKEPLSASTVWIACMELTQEGENTINRLNVGMTPQDERFAEYTEHQSDDIKPGGKVKAIISYDLDDTETPVVLKATQGMAGKELGEKKIDLK; this is translated from the coding sequence GTGAAAAAAATTCTGGGTTTCGGCATATTGACATTGTGCGGATTGACTTTGGTTGCATGCAGCAGCAACGACAATACAACAAAAAAAAGTAGTGCAGACTCTTCGACATCTCAAAAAAAAGAAGGCAATGCGTATTTTAAAGATGATACTTTAAAAATCGATATGGCTACAGTGAAAATTCTTTCTACAGAAGTGTTACCTGCTGATACAGCTCTTTATAGAGAAAAACCACAATTAGCACTGACTTATGAAGTGACAAATGACAGTAAAGAACCTCTGTCTGCTTCTACTGTCTGGATTGCTTGTATGGAATTAACACAGGAGGGTGAAAATACGATCAATCGGCTGAATGTTGGTATGACACCACAAGATGAACGCTTTGCAGAATACACAGAACATCAATCAGATGATATCAAACCAGGCGGTAAAGTCAAAGCAATTATTTCTTATGATTTAGACGATACTGAAACACCGGTTGTTTTAAAGGCAACACAGGGAATGGCTGGAAAAGAGCTTGGTGAGAAGAAAATTGACTTAAAATAA
- the tadA gene encoding tRNA adenosine(34) deaminase TadA, translating to MNEKTSHLTQEAKKQFMLEAIKEAKKAETLNEVPIGAVVVIDGEIVGRGHNLREDSLDATAHAEMFAIKEACKNIQNWRLERAQLFVTLEPCPMCSGAMLLSRVEEVYYGAKDPKGGTAGTLMNLLDDDRFNHVAYVESGILEEECGMLLTTFFRKLREKKKLLKKQKKD from the coding sequence TTGAATGAAAAGACAAGTCATCTAACACAAGAAGCAAAAAAACAATTTATGCTTGAAGCCATCAAAGAAGCGAAGAAGGCAGAAACGCTGAATGAAGTGCCGATCGGTGCGGTTGTTGTGATCGATGGTGAAATCGTTGGGCGGGGGCATAATCTTCGAGAAGATAGTTTAGATGCAACAGCTCATGCAGAAATGTTTGCGATCAAAGAAGCTTGTAAGAATATCCAGAACTGGCGCTTGGAGCGCGCACAGCTTTTTGTTACATTAGAACCTTGTCCGATGTGCAGCGGTGCAATGCTTCTTTCGCGTGTGGAGGAAGTCTATTATGGCGCTAAAGATCCAAAAGGGGGGACTGCTGGAACATTGATGAATTTATTGGACGATGATCGTTTCAATCATGTTGCATACGTAGAGTCCGGTATTTTAGAAGAAGAATGCGGCATGTTATTGACTACTTTTTTTCGGAAGTTACGTGAGAAAAAGAAACTTTTAAAAAAACAAAAGAAAGACTAG
- a CDS encoding helix-turn-helix domain-containing protein, with amino-acid sequence MTIEELMKLYPEGKLQKEKANDSKLSLPINGDYFVIAKDILSEKELYLLQKLFLSNNFSVDLKKHPWFDYLFNQANVEASGSFRIIQFQLKKPKAFLQKEWEQSMKEIFPAFVDFFFTDENNGLLIEQYTKNHYHLTDIQSIFLTLDADFDSSTNAFVGNFYPADDHLSALFHEEQQIFLEESSHLKAQSVFSLSDVAIHHYTKKSMKESRIIHAYSKQLVFSPEFKQIILTLWHHQGNISSTAKDLYMHRNTLHYRIEKFYEQTGLSLKKMDDLVFCYLLITK; translated from the coding sequence ATGACTATCGAAGAATTAATGAAATTATACCCTGAAGGAAAACTTCAAAAAGAAAAAGCAAACGACAGCAAGCTTTCATTACCGATCAATGGCGATTATTTTGTCATTGCTAAAGACATATTAAGTGAAAAAGAGTTATATTTACTACAAAAATTATTTTTATCCAACAATTTTTCTGTGGATCTAAAAAAGCATCCTTGGTTTGATTATCTCTTTAATCAGGCAAATGTTGAAGCGAGCGGATCGTTTCGTATCATACAATTTCAACTCAAAAAGCCGAAAGCTTTTTTACAGAAAGAATGGGAGCAAAGCATGAAAGAGATTTTTCCTGCCTTTGTAGATTTCTTTTTCACCGATGAAAATAACGGGCTTTTGATTGAACAATATACAAAAAATCACTATCATTTGACGGATATTCAGAGCATTTTCTTAACGCTTGATGCTGATTTTGACTCTTCTACCAATGCATTCGTGGGAAATTTTTACCCAGCTGACGACCATCTATCAGCTCTATTTCATGAGGAACAGCAAATTTTCTTAGAGGAATCCAGTCACTTAAAAGCGCAGTCTGTTTTTTCTTTAAGTGATGTAGCGATCCATCATTATACTAAAAAGAGTATGAAAGAAAGCCGAATAATCCATGCCTATTCAAAACAGCTTGTTTTTTCTCCTGAATTCAAACAAATTATTTTGACCCTTTGGCATCATCAGGGAAATATTAGCTCTACTGCTAAAGACTTATATATGCATCGAAACACGTTACACTATCGTATCGAAAAATTTTATGAGCAAACTGGTCTATCCTTAAAAAAAATGGACGATCTAGTCTTTTGCTATTTACTTATTACAAAATGA
- a CDS encoding zinc metallopeptidase has translation MVPFYAIFDPTYILVIVGLLISMAASAYVNSTFRKYDKIQSRNNITGTKAAQYILQEEHINDVGVQQISGNLTDNYNSGNKMLSLSEATAQSMSVAAIGVAAHECGHAVQDHTGYSPLKIRAAIVPVANIGSSLSFPIILIGVLFSWNQTLINIGILAFSLALLFQLVTLPVEFNASRRALKILSDGNILTAEEVPMARKVLFAAALTYVAAALATFLQLLRLIILFGGNNRRN, from the coding sequence ATGGTACCATTTTATGCAATTTTTGATCCGACATATATTTTGGTTATCGTAGGCCTTTTGATTTCAATGGCTGCGTCCGCATATGTAAATAGCACATTTCGAAAATACGACAAAATTCAGAGTCGAAATAATATTACAGGAACCAAAGCGGCTCAATATATTTTACAAGAAGAACATATCAATGATGTCGGAGTACAACAAATCTCAGGAAATTTGACTGATAACTATAATTCAGGTAATAAGATGCTTAGTTTATCAGAAGCAACAGCACAATCGATGTCTGTTGCGGCAATTGGTGTTGCTGCACATGAATGCGGTCATGCGGTTCAGGATCATACAGGATATAGTCCTTTAAAAATTCGGGCGGCAATCGTTCCAGTAGCGAATATCGGTTCATCATTGTCATTTCCGATCATATTGATCGGTGTGCTTTTTAGCTGGAATCAAACATTGATCAATATTGGTATACTGGCATTTTCTTTGGCTTTGCTTTTTCAATTGGTAACACTTCCTGTTGAATTCAATGCATCAAGACGAGCATTAAAAATTTTGTCTGACGGCAATATTCTAACAGCAGAAGAAGTTCCAATGGCCAGAAAAGTTTTGTTTGCAGCTGCTTTAACATATGTAGCAGCCGCACTAGCAACATTTTTACAATTACTTCGCCTGATCATTTTATTTGGTGGAAACAATCGACGGAATTGA
- a CDS encoding YxeA family protein: MKKLLLFILPFLLLTGAAWFGYNYYYGGKAYYTQVGTPTEIKDGKFSTGETYTQYDYTQDAYDKNGEKSVQKMSEIRDKPLRINAYLKLKVNARKGVISWEEVKENEVPPKALAHMSE; encoded by the coding sequence ATGAAAAAACTATTACTTTTTATCCTGCCATTCTTACTATTAACAGGTGCAGCTTGGTTTGGATACAATTACTATTATGGCGGAAAAGCCTATTATACCCAAGTTGGAACACCCACAGAAATAAAAGACGGAAAGTTTTCAACTGGCGAAACATATACTCAATATGACTATACGCAAGATGCCTACGATAAAAATGGTGAAAAAAGCGTCCAAAAGATGAGTGAAATCAGAGACAAGCCCTTACGTATCAACGCTTATTTAAAATTGAAAGTCAATGCCAGAAAAGGCGTGATAAGCTGGGAAGAAGTCAAAGAAAACGAAGTTCCTCCGAAAGCTTTAGCTCACATGAGTGAATAA
- a CDS encoding nucleoid-associated protein, with translation MDIYLKSAILHIIDRETGTPVFSQKELDLTTEYIRVYLTSKITKLSTAQTKTGILAQESTFVEKMRGIPNDFIQKSQDLAQHWYDVYSGSEDAPSADVLFVLYELDTIMHLAMIKLNYKESYTHYVDYEEDAVYNKLIINRAILPSKSQKPDEGMTVNLDSLAYELLEKRYEFSGEKVWYFSEKVIESEPAPSIEENMKEIKKAVKRIGKKFNEDEFELIASVKEAVYESIEETGTIDNEQVAELVFKENISARMAYQEEVNESKFVDKTPPVREAREISEKKFGKQKLKMSNGIELIVPIDVYRNGDLIEFVNNPDGTVSIVLKNIEKISNQL, from the coding sequence ATGGATATTTATTTAAAAAGTGCGATCCTGCATATTATTGATCGTGAGACAGGAACGCCGGTTTTTTCACAAAAGGAATTGGATTTAACAACGGAATATATTCGTGTTTATTTAACGAGTAAGATCACAAAACTTTCGACTGCTCAAACAAAAACAGGGATTTTGGCACAAGAGAGTACGTTTGTTGAAAAGATGCGCGGGATACCCAATGATTTTATTCAAAAGAGTCAGGATCTAGCTCAGCATTGGTACGATGTTTATTCAGGCAGTGAAGATGCACCAAGTGCGGATGTTTTGTTTGTTCTATATGAGTTGGATACAATCATGCACTTGGCTATGATCAAATTGAATTATAAAGAGAGCTACACTCACTATGTAGATTATGAAGAGGATGCGGTTTACAATAAGCTGATCATCAATCGGGCGATCTTACCTTCAAAATCACAAAAGCCAGATGAAGGAATGACCGTTAATCTTGATTCATTAGCCTATGAATTGCTTGAAAAACGTTATGAATTTTCAGGAGAAAAAGTTTGGTACTTCTCTGAAAAAGTCATTGAATCAGAACCAGCTCCTTCAATAGAAGAAAACATGAAGGAAATCAAAAAAGCAGTCAAACGTATCGGAAAAAAATTCAATGAAGATGAGTTCGAATTGATTGCTTCTGTTAAAGAAGCTGTATATGAAAGTATCGAAGAAACAGGCACGATCGATAACGAACAAGTCGCTGAGTTAGTCTTTAAAGAAAATATTTCAGCTCGTATGGCATATCAAGAAGAAGTCAATGAATCAAAATTTGTTGATAAAACGCCTCCGGTAAGAGAAGCGAGAGAAATTTCCGAGAAAAAATTTGGGAAGCAAAAGCTAAAAATGAGTAACGGGATCGAATTGATCGTCCCGATCGATGTATATCGTAATGGAGACTTGATCGAATTTGTAAATAATCCTGACGGTACCGTATCTATTGTGTTAAAAAATATTGAAAAAATCAGTAATCAATTATAG
- the treP gene encoding PTS system trehalose-specific EIIBC component encodes MGKFQEDAKKLLEDVGGKENIAAVSHCATRMRFVLNDAAKADTAAIEKIPSVKGTFTNAGQFQVIIGNEVAQFYNDFSSVSGLEGVSKEQGKAAAKQNLNPVQRAISVLAEIFTPLIPALVIGGLILGFRNVLEGIPFGFLDGQKIVEVSQFWSGVNSFLWLIGEAIFQFLPVGITWSITKKMGTTQILGIVLGITLVSPQLLNAYAVATTAAADIPFWDFGFAHVNMIGYQAQVIPAMLAGFLLAYLEIFFRKVIPQAVSMIFVPLFALVPTVLAAHLVLGPVGWAIGSWVSDVVNAGLTSSVNWLFGALFGFLYAPLVITGLHHMTNAIDLQLIADFHATNLWPMIALSNIAQGSAVLAVIFMHKGNKEEEQVSIPAMISCYLGVTEPAMFGINLKYVYPFVAGMIGSACAGLFSTLFDVKAISIGVGGLPGILSIVPQYYLVFFGAMVIAVVVPFILTYIFRTKGIFNKLDPVDEATGKLYVEENA; translated from the coding sequence ATGGGTAAATTTCAAGAAGATGCAAAAAAACTGTTAGAAGATGTTGGAGGCAAAGAAAATATTGCAGCGGTTTCACATTGTGCAACTCGGATGCGCTTTGTACTGAATGATGCGGCTAAAGCTGATACCGCGGCAATCGAGAAAATCCCTTCAGTTAAAGGAACATTTACGAACGCTGGACAATTTCAAGTCATTATTGGTAATGAGGTAGCGCAATTTTATAATGATTTTTCTTCTGTTTCAGGACTTGAAGGCGTTTCCAAAGAGCAAGGGAAAGCAGCGGCAAAACAAAATCTAAATCCGGTACAGCGGGCAATTTCTGTATTGGCAGAAATCTTTACACCATTGATTCCAGCTTTGGTAATCGGTGGACTGATCTTAGGCTTCCGTAATGTTTTAGAAGGAATTCCATTTGGTTTTTTAGATGGACAAAAAATTGTTGAAGTTTCACAATTTTGGAGCGGTGTGAACTCATTCCTATGGCTGATCGGTGAAGCGATTTTCCAATTTTTACCTGTTGGTATTACTTGGAGTATTACGAAAAAAATGGGGACTACTCAAATTCTTGGTATTGTACTAGGGATAACATTAGTTTCTCCACAATTATTAAATGCTTATGCAGTTGCAACGACAGCAGCAGCGGACATTCCATTTTGGGATTTTGGCTTTGCTCACGTGAACATGATCGGTTATCAAGCACAGGTGATTCCTGCAATGCTGGCAGGTTTCCTATTAGCCTATTTGGAAATCTTCTTTAGAAAAGTTATCCCTCAGGCCGTATCGATGATTTTTGTTCCATTGTTTGCTTTGGTACCAACAGTCTTAGCTGCTCATTTAGTTTTGGGTCCAGTAGGTTGGGCAATCGGTAGCTGGGTTTCTGATGTTGTAAATGCAGGATTGACTTCTTCAGTAAACTGGTTGTTTGGTGCGTTGTTTGGATTCTTGTATGCGCCTTTAGTTATCACTGGTCTACATCATATGACGAATGCGATCGATCTACAATTGATTGCTGATTTCCATGCTACGAACTTATGGCCGATGATCGCGCTTTCCAATATTGCTCAAGGTTCAGCTGTACTTGCTGTCATTTTCATGCACAAAGGAAACAAGGAAGAAGAACAAGTATCGATTCCAGCGATGATCTCATGTTATTTAGGTGTCACTGAACCAGCGATGTTTGGGATCAACTTGAAGTATGTGTATCCTTTTGTCGCAGGCATGATCGGTTCAGCTTGTGCAGGATTATTCTCTACATTATTTGATGTAAAAGCGATTAGTATTGGTGTTGGCGGACTTCCAGGGATTTTATCGATCGTTCCACAATACTATTTAGTCTTCTTTGGTGCGATGGTGATCGCAGTCGTTGTACCATTCATTTTGACATATATCTTCAGAACAAAAGGAATTTTCAATAAGCTTGATCCTGTAGATGAAGCGACTGGCAAGTTATATGTTGAAGAAAACGCATAA
- a CDS encoding TrkH family potassium uptake protein: protein MKKKSIAIKLKKRLSAVQVLALGFILLIFLGGALLTLPVFSRSGTSTPFIDALFTSVSAVCVTGLTTLNTALHWNAYGQLIIMLLIEIGGLGFMTMPVLLYFILRKKITLSTRILLREALNLDDMSGAFRLMIYVVKLAAIIQLTGAILLSIQFVPEFGWRKGLFFGLFHSISSFCNAGFDLLGDSLTPYQSNPFVLLVVGALIISGGLGFIVWQDLLRVKKKQKFSLHTKIALITTFSLLIGGFIIFFLTEKNAGQLTEGTTFFDRLINTFFMSVTPRTAGYYSIDYMQMTNAGLITTIFLMYIGGTSGSTAGGLKTTTFAVLVIQIVSIFKGRTRAEFMGRTIRNSTVFRALTLFFITLTLCVLSIMLLSITENIPESSGIEYIAFEVFSAFGTVGLTMGLTPELTFIGKIIIMLLMYIGRVGIYTVGFSLLTRGQKQQAKYKYPDESVMIG from the coding sequence ATGAAAAAAAAATCTATTGCTATCAAACTAAAAAAACGTTTATCTGCTGTACAAGTTCTTGCTTTAGGGTTCATTCTTCTGATTTTTTTAGGAGGCGCGCTACTTACCTTACCGGTCTTTTCTCGAAGTGGTACGTCTACACCGTTTATCGATGCTTTATTTACTTCTGTTTCTGCTGTTTGTGTGACTGGATTGACAACTTTGAATACCGCACTTCATTGGAATGCTTACGGACAGTTGATCATCATGCTGTTGATTGAAATCGGCGGGCTCGGATTTATGACGATGCCTGTTCTTCTATACTTTATTCTTCGAAAAAAAATTACGCTAAGTACGCGTATTTTATTGCGTGAAGCGCTTAATTTAGATGATATGTCTGGTGCTTTTCGTTTGATGATTTATGTCGTCAAATTGGCAGCTATTATTCAACTGACGGGAGCTATACTACTTTCCATTCAATTTGTTCCTGAATTTGGCTGGCGCAAAGGGCTATTTTTCGGTCTTTTCCATTCTATTTCAAGTTTTTGTAATGCTGGATTTGATTTGCTTGGAGATAGCTTGACCCCTTATCAAAGTAACCCGTTTGTTTTATTAGTTGTTGGTGCGTTGATCATTTCTGGTGGCTTGGGATTTATTGTTTGGCAAGATCTATTAAGAGTCAAAAAAAAGCAAAAGTTTTCTCTGCATACTAAAATTGCTTTGATCACTACTTTTTCTTTACTTATTGGCGGTTTTATCATCTTTTTCTTAACTGAAAAAAATGCTGGTCAATTAACAGAAGGAACAACTTTTTTCGATCGGTTGATCAATACTTTTTTCATGTCAGTTACTCCTAGGACTGCTGGCTATTATTCGATCGATTATATGCAGATGACAAATGCCGGTCTGATCACAACTATTTTTTTAATGTATATTGGGGGAACCTCAGGATCGACTGCAGGCGGATTGAAGACAACGACGTTCGCTGTTTTAGTGATTCAAATAGTTTCCATCTTCAAAGGACGAACGAGAGCCGAATTTATGGGACGGACGATTCGAAATAGTACTGTTTTCCGTGCTCTGACGCTATTTTTTATTACATTGACCTTGTGCGTATTATCTATCATGCTTTTATCTATTACGGAAAATATCCCTGAATCCTCCGGTATTGAGTATATTGCCTTTGAAGTATTTTCGGCATTCGGAACGGTTGGCTTAACAATGGGTCTTACCCCAGAACTGACTTTTATCGGCAAGATCATCATCATGCTGTTGATGTACATTGGACGGGTAGGCATCTACACGGTTGGCTTTTCTTTATTGACAAGAGGACAAAAGCAACAAGCTAAATACAAGTATCCTGATGAGAGCGTGATGATCGGATAA